A stretch of Acidobacteriota bacterium DNA encodes these proteins:
- a CDS encoding YjbQ family protein translates to MMRSSVVTVRSEPVAQMTSVSGPLHVRAEMLTVATDKTLQVLDLTDSISARVKALGVREGTATLVSLHTTCSVFTNESQQALREDMEQFLQHVVDPATPWLHNDPEHSDCDRMNAGAHLRALLLGHSVTMQISGGELVLGQWQRVLVAELDGPRSRSLRLQVMGVA, encoded by the coding sequence ATGATGCGCAGTTCAGTTGTGACCGTCCGCTCGGAACCCGTCGCCCAGATGACTTCGGTCTCGGGGCCTCTCCATGTGCGGGCGGAAATGTTGACGGTGGCCACCGACAAGACCCTGCAGGTGCTGGACCTGACAGACTCGATCAGCGCGCGCGTCAAGGCCCTGGGAGTGCGTGAGGGAACGGCCACACTCGTCTCGCTCCACACCACCTGTTCGGTGTTTACCAACGAGAGTCAGCAGGCGCTGCGCGAAGACATGGAGCAGTTCCTGCAACACGTGGTGGACCCAGCGACACCGTGGCTGCACAACGACCCTGAGCACTCCGACTGCGACCGGATGAACGCCGGCGCGCATTTGCGCGCCCTGTTGCTGGGCCATAGCGTGACCATGCAGATCAGCGGCGGCGAACTGGTGCTGGGGCAGTGGCAGCGCGTGTTGGTGGCAGAGCTCGACGGCCCACGCTCGCGGTCATTGCGGCTGCAGGTCATGGGCGTGGCCTAG
- the mqnE gene encoding aminofutalosine synthase MqnE gives MVQARLSTLGLADIAAKLDSGERLSLDDGVRLFACPDLHALGWLANREREKRHGGHTFYNYNLRLEATNVCVATCLFCSFSRLKPGDAQAYTLTLDQVLDKLRQRAHQPLTEVHVVNGLHPDLPFEYYLDLLRGLKAIRPGIHLKCFTAVEIAFFSELYKMSDEEVLRQLMAAGLDSLPGGGAEVFSERVRRKICHDKADADRYLSIHRIAHGLGMRSNVTMLYGHIETMEERVDHMLRARALQDETGGFQAFIPLAFHPDNNQMEKLPAPSASDTLRVHAVSRLMLDNFPHIKAFWIATGVDVAQISLWYGVDDLDGTVQEEKIYHMAGARTPEILTTQRIRALIRNAGRLPVERDTLYNVVTPPDAA, from the coding sequence ATGGTGCAGGCACGACTCTCCACATTGGGGTTGGCGGACATCGCCGCAAAGCTCGACAGCGGCGAGCGCTTGTCGCTTGACGACGGCGTGAGGCTGTTTGCGTGTCCCGATCTCCATGCGCTTGGCTGGCTGGCCAACCGCGAACGCGAGAAGCGTCACGGCGGGCACACGTTCTACAACTACAACCTGCGACTGGAAGCCACCAACGTGTGTGTGGCCACCTGCCTGTTCTGTTCATTCTCTCGGCTGAAGCCCGGCGACGCGCAGGCCTACACACTGACGCTCGATCAGGTGCTGGACAAATTGCGCCAGCGCGCTCATCAACCGCTGACCGAAGTGCATGTCGTCAACGGCCTGCACCCCGATCTGCCGTTTGAGTACTATCTCGACCTTCTCCGTGGTCTGAAGGCCATACGGCCCGGCATTCACCTGAAGTGTTTCACCGCCGTGGAGATCGCGTTTTTCTCGGAGCTCTACAAAATGAGCGATGAGGAAGTGCTTCGGCAGTTGATGGCGGCGGGCCTCGACTCACTGCCCGGTGGTGGCGCCGAAGTGTTCTCGGAGCGTGTGCGCCGCAAGATTTGTCACGACAAGGCCGACGCCGATCGCTATCTGTCCATCCATCGCATCGCCCACGGCCTGGGCATGCGCTCGAATGTGACGATGCTCTACGGGCATATTGAGACGATGGAGGAGCGCGTGGATCACATGTTGCGCGCGCGCGCCCTCCAGGACGAAACCGGTGGGTTCCAGGCGTTTATCCCCCTGGCATTTCACCCCGACAACAACCAGATGGAAAAACTGCCCGCGCCGTCCGCAAGCGACACGCTGCGCGTACACGCGGTCTCTCGGTTGATGCTCGACAACTTCCCGCACATCAAGGCGTTCTGGATTGCCACGGGTGTGGACGTGGCGCAAATTTCGCTGTGGTACGGCGTGGACGACCTGGACGGCACCGTGCAGGAAGAGAAGATTTACCACATGGCCGGTGCTCGCACGCCTGAGATTCTGACCACGCAGCGCATTCGTGCGCTCATTCGCAACGCCGGCCGGTTGCCGGTGGAGCGCGACACGCTCTACAACGTCGTCACCCCTCCGGATGCCGCGTAG
- a CDS encoding superoxide dismutase — translation MAHELAPLPYAFDALEPHIDAQTMQIHHGKHHAAYVTNLNAAVDKHPELAGKSADDLIKNLAAVPEDIRTAVRNNGGGHVNHTMFWQIMGPGAGGAPTGKLADAINGAFGNFDTFKDLIQKAGATRFGSGWAWLVEANGKLAVESTANQDNPMMDGKRAIMGVDVWEHAYYLKYQNRRPDYLAAWWNVVNWNEVAKRL, via the coding sequence ATGGCTCATGAACTGGCACCACTTCCGTATGCGTTCGACGCCCTTGAACCCCACATCGATGCGCAGACGATGCAGATTCACCACGGCAAGCATCACGCTGCGTACGTCACGAACCTGAACGCAGCCGTCGACAAGCACCCGGAGCTGGCGGGCAAGAGCGCCGACGATTTGATCAAAAACCTGGCTGCGGTCCCTGAGGACATTCGCACCGCGGTGCGCAACAACGGCGGCGGCCACGTCAACCACACGATGTTCTGGCAGATCATGGGCCCCGGCGCGGGTGGCGCGCCCACGGGCAAACTCGCGGACGCGATCAACGGCGCCTTCGGCAACTTCGATACGTTCAAGGACTTGATCCAGAAAGCCGGCGCCACACGGTTCGGCAGCGGCTGGGCCTGGCTCGTGGAAGCCAACGGCAAACTGGCCGTCGAGAGCACGGCGAACCAGGACAACCCGATGATGGACGGCAAACGCGCCATCATGGGTGTGGACGTGTGGGAACACGCCTACTACCTCAAGTACCAGAACCGCCGGCCCGACTACCTCGCCGCCTGGTGGAACGTCGTTAACTGGAACGAAGTGGCCAAGCGGCTCTGA
- the nrfH gene encoding cytochrome c nitrite reductase small subunit yields MTRWTIVIGVLAGLLMGIGGFTFVYAKGSSYLTNDPAACANCHVMNDYYVRWQRSSHRSVAVCNDCHTPKGFIPKYVTKARNGFWHSFYFTTGNFPDNIQITPGNHKVAEASCQKCHAALTQTMSPGHGEPTGCVKCHGKIGHPQ; encoded by the coding sequence ATGACGCGGTGGACAATCGTCATCGGCGTGCTCGCCGGTCTCCTGATGGGGATCGGCGGGTTCACGTTTGTGTACGCGAAGGGCAGCTCGTACCTGACCAACGATCCGGCCGCGTGTGCGAACTGTCACGTGATGAACGACTACTACGTGAGGTGGCAGCGCTCGAGTCACCGAAGTGTGGCGGTGTGTAATGACTGTCACACGCCCAAGGGGTTCATCCCCAAGTACGTCACGAAGGCCCGCAACGGCTTCTGGCATTCCTTCTACTTCACGACCGGGAATTTTCCAGACAACATCCAGATCACACCCGGCAATCACAAGGTGGCAGAGGCGTCTTGCCAGAAGTGTCATGCCGCGTTGACCCAGACCATGTCGCCCGGCCATGGTGAGCCCACCGGGTGCGTCAAGTGCCACGGCAAGATAGGACATCCCCAATGA
- a CDS encoding ammonia-forming cytochrome c nitrite reductase subunit c552 — protein sequence MKASKLVFVTAVAAALAAAGATALLVSVFERKQEGRDPFFRVVELTDEIDDPAVWGKNFPFQYDGYLRTVDQIRTRFGGSEAVQRTPTQADPRSIVAQSRLEEDPRLKTMWSGYAFATDFREERGHAFMLDDQTFTERQQVVTQPGTCMHCHASVYLPYKRLGNGNLIAGFEAMNKMPYKEARTKVTHPVACIDCHDPKTMQLRVTRPGFLEGIKAYKASQGVADYDVNAQATHQEMRSFVCGQCHVEYYFKGSEKRLTYPWTKGLKADEILSYYEENGFKDWTHAETGAPVLKAQHPEFEMWNQGIHARSGVACADCHMPYMRQGGLKVSDHHVRSPLLNINNACQVCHNWPEDELRQRVVTIQERTYEMRNVAMDALVELIGDIRLARSGGAGAAVITNAQASQRRAQFLLDFIEAENSMGFHAPQESMRILGLSINHTRLGQRALKTQ from the coding sequence ATGAAAGCTTCCAAGCTGGTCTTTGTGACGGCGGTCGCGGCCGCGTTGGCAGCTGCCGGCGCCACCGCACTTCTGGTGTCGGTTTTTGAGCGCAAGCAGGAAGGACGCGACCCGTTCTTCCGCGTGGTTGAACTGACCGATGAGATCGACGATCCGGCCGTGTGGGGCAAGAACTTTCCGTTCCAGTACGACGGCTACCTGCGCACCGTAGACCAGATCAGGACGCGCTTCGGCGGCAGCGAAGCCGTGCAGCGTACCCCCACACAAGCCGACCCCCGCTCCATCGTGGCCCAGTCCCGGCTGGAAGAAGATCCGCGGCTCAAGACCATGTGGAGTGGATACGCCTTTGCCACCGACTTCCGCGAAGAGCGGGGCCACGCGTTCATGCTGGACGACCAGACGTTTACCGAACGGCAGCAGGTGGTGACCCAGCCCGGCACCTGCATGCATTGCCACGCGTCCGTGTACTTGCCGTACAAGCGTCTGGGCAACGGCAATCTCATCGCCGGGTTCGAGGCCATGAACAAGATGCCGTACAAGGAGGCGCGCACCAAGGTGACGCATCCTGTGGCGTGTATCGACTGCCATGATCCAAAGACGATGCAGTTGCGGGTGACACGGCCGGGCTTCCTGGAAGGGATCAAGGCCTACAAGGCGTCGCAAGGCGTGGCCGACTACGACGTGAACGCGCAGGCCACACACCAGGAGATGCGATCGTTTGTGTGCGGCCAGTGCCACGTCGAGTACTACTTCAAGGGTAGCGAGAAGCGCCTGACGTATCCGTGGACCAAGGGGCTGAAGGCCGACGAGATTCTGTCGTACTACGAAGAGAACGGGTTCAAGGATTGGACACACGCCGAGACCGGTGCGCCCGTCCTCAAAGCGCAGCATCCCGAGTTTGAGATGTGGAACCAGGGCATCCACGCCCGGTCAGGTGTGGCCTGTGCCGACTGCCACATGCCGTATATGCGGCAGGGCGGCCTGAAGGTCAGCGACCATCACGTGCGCAGCCCGCTGCTCAATATCAACAACGCCTGCCAGGTGTGCCACAACTGGCCCGAAGACGAACTGCGCCAGCGCGTCGTCACGATTCAGGAGCGCACGTACGAGATGCGCAACGTGGCGATGGACGCGCTGGTGGAACTCATTGGCGACATCAGGCTGGCGCGATCGGGTGGCGCGGGCGCTGCGGTGATCACCAACGCCCAGGCGTCACAACGCCGCGCGCAGTTCCTGCTGGACTTCATCGAAGCCGAAAACTCGATGGGCTTCCATGCGCCGCAGGAATCCATGCGCATTCTCGGGCTTTCAATCAATCACACGCGACTCGGACAGCGCGCGCTGAAGACGCAATAA
- a CDS encoding molybdopterin molybdotransferase MoeA, with protein sequence MRPFVHTLPFDEALRHVLAAPRPIGRTEHVSLAEADGRALVSGVLATFDVPPFHRAAMDGYAVIAADTAGAAPDAPVTLRLVGRVFTGDGSPVRVTAGTCVEIATGAPLPDGADAVVMVEQTTTGDGAVQIRRAATTRQHVGPRGGDIAAGHVVLDAGVVLTPARIGVLAALGCTEVEVYARPRVAILCTGDEVVDPGQPLGPGQLYNVNRFTLEALVRRHGGEPVVLPTSRDSIEALTQTLGAAGGCDILVFSGGSSVGERDLVIDALRQHGEVIFHGVAIKPGKPTVFGRIGNAPVLGLSGYPTSCLSNAHVFLIPLLRATARLPPWQPRQLTLPLARRITSTPGRLQFYMVRIVDGRAEPAFKASGDITSMANADGYITIAGDTDVVEAGADVVVSLYETSHEA encoded by the coding sequence ATGCGTCCCTTTGTGCACACGTTGCCGTTCGACGAGGCGCTGCGCCATGTGCTGGCTGCCCCGCGGCCGATCGGCCGGACCGAGCACGTTTCGCTGGCGGAAGCCGACGGCCGGGCGCTGGTTTCCGGGGTTTTGGCCACGTTTGATGTGCCGCCGTTCCACCGCGCGGCGATGGACGGGTACGCCGTAATTGCCGCCGACACGGCTGGCGCCGCACCTGATGCGCCCGTGACACTGCGCCTGGTCGGCCGTGTGTTCACCGGCGACGGTTCCCCCGTTCGCGTCACCGCGGGCACCTGCGTCGAGATCGCCACCGGCGCGCCGCTGCCCGACGGCGCCGATGCGGTCGTGATGGTGGAACAGACGACGACGGGTGATGGGGCCGTGCAGATTCGTCGCGCGGCGACAACGCGTCAGCACGTGGGCCCGCGCGGCGGCGACATCGCGGCGGGCCATGTGGTGCTGGACGCCGGCGTGGTACTCACACCGGCGCGAATCGGCGTTCTGGCGGCGCTGGGCTGCACGGAAGTTGAGGTGTACGCGCGTCCGCGCGTGGCGATTCTCTGTACCGGCGACGAAGTGGTGGATCCGGGACAACCGCTGGGCCCGGGCCAGCTTTACAACGTCAACCGTTTCACCCTCGAGGCGCTGGTGCGACGCCACGGCGGCGAGCCCGTGGTGCTGCCAACATCGCGCGATTCGATCGAGGCGTTGACGCAAACACTTGGCGCGGCCGGCGGCTGCGACATCCTGGTGTTTTCCGGCGGGAGTTCAGTGGGCGAACGCGATCTGGTCATCGACGCGCTGCGCCAGCACGGCGAGGTCATCTTCCACGGCGTGGCGATCAAGCCGGGCAAACCCACCGTGTTCGGCCGCATCGGCAACGCGCCGGTCCTGGGACTCTCGGGCTATCCGACGTCGTGTCTCTCGAACGCCCATGTGTTCCTGATTCCGCTCCTGCGCGCCACCGCGCGCCTGCCGCCATGGCAACCGCGCCAGCTCACGCTCCCTCTGGCGCGACGCATCACCTCCACGCCGGGCCGCCTGCAGTTCTACATGGTGCGCATCGTTGACGGCCGCGCTGAACCTGCATTCAAAGCATCGGGCGACATTACGTCAATGGCCAACGCCGACGGCTACATCACCATCGCCGGGGACACCGACGTCGTGGAGGCCGGAGCAGATGTCGTCGTCAGTTTGTACGAAACTTCACACGAGGCATGA
- a CDS encoding molybdenum cofactor biosynthesis protein MoaB, with product MSANAHRAASPSSVPCLVLTVSDTRTRETDTSGQTIASLLEGAGHTVVARELVPDDPIKVAEAIRAHLGRKNVRAVITTGGTGVTSRDTTYEAVTSMFDKQLDGFGELFRMLSYQQVGAAAMLSRACAGVVTGCVVFVLPGSEPAVRLGMEKLILPELGHVVRETSR from the coding sequence ATGTCCGCCAATGCCCATCGCGCAGCTTCACCCTCGTCTGTGCCGTGCCTGGTGCTGACCGTGAGCGATACCCGCACCCGCGAGACAGATACCAGTGGTCAAACCATCGCCAGCCTGCTTGAAGGCGCAGGCCACACGGTGGTGGCCCGCGAGTTGGTGCCCGACGATCCGATCAAGGTCGCCGAGGCCATCCGCGCGCACCTTGGACGCAAGAACGTCCGGGCCGTCATCACCACCGGAGGCACGGGCGTCACGTCGCGCGACACGACGTACGAAGCCGTGACGTCGATGTTTGACAAACAGCTTGATGGGTTTGGCGAACTCTTCCGCATGCTGAGTTATCAGCAGGTTGGCGCGGCCGCCATGTTGAGCCGTGCGTGTGCGGGCGTGGTCACCGGCTGTGTCGTGTTTGTGTTGCCCGGCTCCGAGCCCGCGGTGCGACTGGGCATGGAGAAACTCATCCTGCCGGAACTGGGCCACGTGGTCAGAGAGACATCACGATGA
- a CDS encoding peptidase E has protein sequence MECPMERREFINTTVIGAAVVAANMATEAVGPFTRDHRDPQVSAVRATRKILIAGGGFGTSFIRYMAELTGKPRPKLCYLPTASADSPAGIISWFRNCAPLNVEPSAQESFIASTQQSRSWEEVLLSVDGIVVSGGNTLNQQAIWKAQGIDVVLRQAWDRGIVLGGASAGSLCWFEEGTTDSRPKELSTVLCLGFLKGSHSPHYDREPGRRPLYQKLIGSGEMKPGYACDNDAGIYFEDNEVARVVSTRAEAKVYYVNRVGNGAVERVLEPERIAEAPDAD, from the coding sequence ATGGAGTGCCCCATGGAGCGACGCGAGTTCATCAATACCACCGTGATCGGTGCCGCGGTCGTGGCCGCGAATATGGCGACCGAAGCGGTCGGGCCGTTCACGCGTGACCACCGCGATCCGCAGGTCAGTGCCGTTCGGGCGACACGGAAGATCCTGATTGCGGGCGGGGGCTTTGGCACGAGCTTCATCAGGTACATGGCTGAGCTGACCGGCAAGCCACGCCCGAAGCTCTGCTACCTGCCAACCGCGTCGGCCGACTCACCGGCCGGCATCATCAGCTGGTTTCGCAATTGCGCCCCGCTCAACGTCGAGCCTTCAGCTCAAGAGAGTTTTATCGCCAGCACCCAGCAGAGTCGCAGTTGGGAAGAGGTCCTCCTCTCTGTGGACGGCATCGTCGTCTCTGGCGGCAATACGCTGAATCAGCAGGCCATCTGGAAGGCCCAGGGCATCGACGTTGTGCTGAGGCAGGCGTGGGACCGCGGCATCGTGCTCGGCGGCGCCAGTGCGGGATCATTGTGCTGGTTCGAAGAAGGCACCACGGATTCCCGGCCGAAGGAGCTCTCCACCGTGTTGTGCCTTGGATTTCTGAAGGGGAGTCACAGCCCGCACTACGACAGGGAGCCCGGCCGCAGGCCGCTGTATCAGAAGCTTATCGGTTCTGGTGAAATGAAGCCTGGCTACGCCTGCGACAACGACGCGGGCATCTACTTCGAAGACAACGAGGTGGCGCGCGTGGTCTCAACCAGAGCCGAAGCCAAGGTGTACTACGTGAACCGTGTCGGCAATGGGGCGGTTGAACGCGTCCTGGAACCGGAACGGATCGCCGAAGCGCCAGACGCTGACTGA
- a CDS encoding winged helix-turn-helix transcriptional regulator, which yields MLVAGQPSPFGSVTRTRVLLALRLMGSSYPRELSRLTGTALSAVQGAIRSLEADGLIAGRSAGRTRLFELNPRFFAASELRALLDKLAAADRGLQDAIAALRRRPRRSTKAL from the coding sequence ATGTTGGTCGCAGGACAACCGTCGCCGTTTGGCTCGGTCACCCGGACACGCGTGCTGCTCGCCTTGCGCCTGATGGGGTCGTCCTACCCCCGGGAACTCAGCCGCTTGACGGGCACGGCGCTCAGCGCTGTGCAAGGCGCGATCCGCAGCCTCGAAGCCGACGGGCTCATCGCGGGACGGTCCGCAGGGCGGACACGCCTGTTTGAACTGAACCCGCGATTCTTCGCCGCCTCAGAACTCCGCGCGTTGCTCGACAAACTCGCGGCCGCAGACCGCGGACTCCAGGACGCCATCGCAGCCCTGCGCCGCAGACCGCGCCGCTCGACCAAGGCCCTTTGA
- a CDS encoding S8 family serine peptidase, with product MTVTTARFSLAAGACALAGLLSIPGASVNAQQDPAPQFLTTATQLAAYTQAATRDLNYLPGEVIVKFRVGVSVNQQARALSSVRSRPSTDRLQWIADRTARLMVPEDPDSIAVAANLMRQPEVEYAQPNWLRQPSSVPNDTQYAARQWNMSLLDMPRAWDINTTGGAGVTVAVIDTGLTSVNATYPLKTWNGTAIVTAQVPVGINPDVDAARIVGNRDFVFWTGPVIDFNGHGTHVSGTVAQSTNNNLGYAGIAFGAKIMPLKVCLSFWDIQILQAESGVTGYPPINVGGCPTSAVIAAVRYAADNGAKVINLSLGGTDASPADQDAMNYALARGVFVAMSAGNEFEDGNPVTYPASYGKLVAGAMAVGAVGRTQVRSYYSTTGDFVEIAAPGGDAREGGSNGVVYQAGVLFSDYNPAVVILPRFDRYSDVGFQGTSMASPHVAGIAALIMSQGVTSPAAVEALITATAKDLGTAGRDNLYGAGLIQPRTALRGFGVLR from the coding sequence ATGACTGTTACCACTGCGCGATTTTCTCTGGCAGCCGGGGCCTGTGCGCTGGCTGGACTCCTTTCGATCCCAGGCGCGTCGGTGAACGCGCAACAAGACCCGGCGCCGCAGTTCCTGACGACCGCGACGCAACTGGCGGCCTACACGCAGGCCGCGACACGTGACCTCAACTATCTGCCCGGTGAAGTGATCGTGAAGTTCCGCGTGGGTGTGAGCGTCAATCAGCAGGCCCGGGCGCTTTCCTCGGTGCGGTCGCGGCCCTCCACGGACCGTCTGCAGTGGATTGCCGATCGGACGGCGCGCCTGATGGTGCCTGAAGATCCAGATTCGATCGCCGTCGCGGCCAACCTCATGCGCCAACCCGAAGTGGAGTATGCGCAGCCCAACTGGCTCCGGCAGCCGTCGTCGGTGCCCAACGACACGCAGTATGCCGCGCGGCAGTGGAACATGTCGCTGCTCGATATGCCGAGGGCCTGGGACATCAACACTACTGGTGGCGCCGGCGTGACGGTGGCCGTGATTGATACCGGCCTGACCAGCGTAAACGCCACCTACCCGCTCAAGACCTGGAACGGCACGGCGATCGTCACGGCGCAGGTGCCCGTGGGCATCAATCCGGACGTGGATGCGGCGCGGATCGTGGGCAATAGGGACTTTGTGTTCTGGACGGGGCCCGTGATCGACTTCAACGGACATGGGACGCACGTGTCCGGCACGGTGGCGCAGTCCACCAACAACAACCTGGGATACGCGGGCATCGCCTTCGGCGCCAAAATCATGCCCCTCAAGGTGTGCCTGAGCTTCTGGGATATCCAGATTCTGCAGGCGGAGAGCGGCGTGACCGGATATCCGCCCATCAATGTTGGCGGATGCCCGACGTCGGCGGTCATCGCGGCCGTGCGATATGCGGCTGACAACGGTGCCAAGGTCATCAACCTCAGCCTTGGCGGTACCGATGCCTCACCCGCCGATCAGGATGCGATGAACTATGCGCTGGCGCGTGGCGTGTTTGTGGCGATGTCAGCCGGTAACGAGTTCGAGGACGGCAATCCGGTGACTTATCCCGCATCCTACGGGAAGTTGGTGGCCGGTGCGATGGCCGTCGGGGCCGTTGGCCGCACGCAAGTGCGCTCGTATTATTCGACGACTGGTGACTTTGTGGAGATTGCGGCGCCCGGTGGTGACGCGCGCGAGGGTGGCTCGAACGGCGTGGTGTATCAGGCAGGGGTTCTCTTCAGCGACTACAACCCAGCCGTAGTGATTCTGCCGCGGTTCGATCGGTATTCGGACGTCGGCTTTCAGGGCACGTCCATGGCGTCGCCGCACGTGGCGGGGATTGCTGCGCTCATCATGAGCCAGGGCGTGACGTCGCCGGCGGCAGTCGAGGCGCTCATCACCGCGACCGCCAAAGACCTTGGCACTGCCGGGCGCGACAATCTCTATGGAGCGGGTTTGATTCAACCGCGCACGGCGCTGCGGGGATTCGGGGTGTTGAGGTGA
- the tadA gene encoding tRNA adenosine(34) deaminase TadA → MPLSLAQGKHDEWMREALALAREAAAAGEVPVGAVVVRDDVVIGRGRNGPVGSHDPTAHAEIVALRDAAARVGNYRLPGVTLYVTLEPCMMCVGALMHARVQAVVYGATEPKAGAMESTQRAHEHAALNHQITVVSGVLAAECREVLQAFFRERRA, encoded by the coding sequence ATGCCTCTAAGCCTCGCTCAGGGCAAGCACGATGAATGGATGCGCGAGGCCCTGGCGCTGGCGCGTGAAGCGGCAGCCGCAGGAGAAGTGCCCGTCGGCGCGGTTGTCGTGCGTGACGACGTGGTTATTGGCCGAGGTCGCAATGGCCCTGTCGGTTCGCACGATCCCACGGCCCATGCCGAGATCGTGGCGCTGCGCGACGCGGCCGCGCGCGTGGGCAACTATCGCCTTCCCGGCGTCACCCTGTATGTGACGCTCGAACCCTGCATGATGTGCGTGGGCGCCCTGATGCACGCGCGCGTGCAGGCGGTGGTGTACGGCGCCACGGAGCCCAAGGCCGGTGCCATGGAATCTACGCAACGGGCGCACGAACACGCGGCGTTGAATCATCAGATCACGGTCGTGTCCGGCGTGCTTGCGGCGGAGTGCCGCGAGGTCCTGCAGGCGTTCTTCAGGGAGAGACGCGCGTAA
- a CDS encoding GIY-YIG nuclease family protein: MREKRFVYVIRSEVSGRRYFGLTSDFEKRLAGHNAGQNISTAGQRPWRPVTVTEFQSGAAAVQLEKYLKSGSGRAFVRTHFW, encoded by the coding sequence GTGCGAGAAAAGCGATTCGTCTACGTCATTCGCAGCGAAGTTTCCGGGCGGCGGTACTTCGGCTTGACCTCAGACTTCGAGAAGCGCCTGGCCGGCCACAACGCCGGTCAGAACATCTCGACAGCCGGGCAGAGACCGTGGCGCCCGGTGACGGTCACCGAATTCCAGTCGGGAGCGGCCGCGGTGCAGCTTGAGAAGTACCTGAAATCCGGCTCGGGTCGTGCGTTTGTCCGAACGCACTTTTGGTGA
- a CDS encoding helix-turn-helix domain-containing protein, with amino-acid sequence MAYNHQQVTEAVRQALLEDPRTSLRVLSNRLGIERHTIRRALLNQLGVTFRDVQRRSLVERATALRAGDRPQSVKETAYALGYRSATSLSRLIKRARGHPA; translated from the coding sequence ATGGCCTACAACCATCAGCAAGTCACCGAGGCTGTTCGACAAGCACTGCTTGAAGACCCGCGGACATCGCTGCGCGTCCTGTCGAATCGGCTGGGAATCGAACGGCATACGATTCGGCGAGCACTCCTGAACCAGTTGGGCGTCACTTTCCGGGATGTCCAGCGGCGGTCCCTCGTGGAACGTGCCACCGCCCTTCGTGCCGGTGACCGACCGCAATCTGTAAAAGAGACAGCCTACGCCCTTGGCTACAGATCGGCAACCTCGCTATCACGATTGATCAAGCGAGCGCGGGGACACCCCGCCTAA
- a CDS encoding thioredoxin domain-containing protein: MATIMVIAVAAAILYRVLVPQTIPVRAEVKGAAAPVRPPVPLPSEPLPLANAAIKGDRNARVAIIVYSDFQCPYCGVFARETWPALQKEFVDTGKVLFAFRHLPLDSIHPKARRVAEAAECARQQGKFWEFHDALFAQQKDLAGADMGQQALALGLAPKLFGACLSGQAADRVMADSRGAEELGINGTPTFFIGRLEPGGIVRVTDRLVGAQKLSAFDKAIAAAIGSKP; the protein is encoded by the coding sequence GTGGCGACGATCATGGTCATTGCAGTCGCAGCGGCGATTCTGTATCGAGTCTTGGTCCCCCAAACGATTCCGGTGAGGGCGGAGGTCAAGGGCGCGGCTGCGCCTGTGCGCCCGCCCGTCCCGCTTCCATCGGAGCCGCTGCCCCTCGCGAACGCCGCCATCAAAGGCGACCGCAACGCCAGGGTCGCCATCATTGTGTATTCAGATTTCCAATGTCCCTACTGCGGTGTGTTCGCCCGCGAGACGTGGCCGGCCCTTCAGAAAGAGTTTGTGGACACGGGGAAGGTCCTCTTTGCGTTCCGACATCTGCCGCTCGATAGCATTCATCCGAAGGCCAGGCGTGTAGCCGAGGCCGCAGAATGCGCCAGGCAGCAGGGGAAATTTTGGGAGTTTCACGATGCACTGTTCGCGCAGCAGAAAGACCTTGCTGGGGCCGATATGGGTCAACAAGCACTTGCACTTGGCCTTGCACCGAAGCTCTTCGGTGCTTGCTTGAGCGGGCAGGCTGCGGATCGAGTTATGGCCGACAGCCGGGGTGCTGAGGAACTGGGAATCAACGGGACTCCAACTTTTTTTATCGGAAGGTTGGAGCCTGGAGGGATCGTTCGCGTGACCGACCGACTTGTCGGGGCACAGAAGCTCTCGGCTTTCGACAAGGCCATCGCGGCGGCGATTGGGTCGAAACCGTGA